The Rhizobium leguminosarum genome includes a region encoding these proteins:
- a CDS encoding D-alanine--D-alanine ligase family protein: MTPSPNRLRIAVLFGGRSAEHEVSVLSATNVMGALKPEKYDAIPVFITREGQWLLSSFEDGILATPSSGTEICLVPGGHGRVLAIPAHGAPHDLAKVDILFPVLHGPHGEDGSVQGAAAVARVPLAGCGILGSAAALDKDIAKRLLRAAGLPVARAVTIHAGAAPSLAALEGELGLPLFIKPARQGSSVGVAKVHASQEFAPALTEAFRHDRTLLAEEFVRGREIEFSVLEDAAGELFVSRPGEIVPAESHGFYSYDAKYIDEKGAALKVPAELPQEVETAMRDVAARAFRAVGCDGMARIDFFLTDDMRFLVNEINTIPGFTDISMYSKAMAASGVTYAEIIDRLVDHGLARARRTA, encoded by the coding sequence ATGACCCCATCCCCAAACAGGCTGCGCATTGCCGTGCTCTTCGGCGGCCGCTCGGCCGAGCATGAGGTTTCCGTGCTCTCGGCAACCAATGTCATGGGCGCGCTCAAGCCCGAAAAATACGACGCCATCCCTGTTTTCATTACCCGCGAGGGGCAATGGCTGCTGAGCAGTTTCGAGGACGGTATACTGGCGACGCCTTCATCGGGCACGGAAATCTGCCTGGTGCCGGGTGGGCACGGCCGGGTGCTGGCGATCCCAGCTCATGGCGCGCCGCATGACCTAGCAAAGGTCGACATTCTGTTTCCTGTCCTCCACGGCCCGCATGGCGAGGACGGATCAGTGCAGGGCGCTGCAGCGGTGGCCCGCGTTCCACTCGCCGGTTGCGGCATCCTCGGCTCCGCCGCAGCGCTCGACAAGGACATCGCCAAACGCCTGCTGAGGGCAGCGGGCCTGCCGGTGGCACGCGCGGTAACGATCCATGCGGGTGCCGCCCCTTCACTGGCAGCCTTGGAAGGCGAGCTCGGCCTGCCGCTCTTCATCAAGCCTGCGCGCCAGGGATCGTCGGTCGGCGTCGCCAAGGTCCATGCCAGCCAGGAATTTGCGCCCGCCCTTACTGAGGCCTTCCGCCACGATCGCACACTGCTCGCCGAGGAATTCGTGCGCGGCCGTGAGATCGAATTCAGCGTCTTGGAAGATGCGGCAGGAGAACTCTTCGTCTCCCGGCCGGGCGAGATCGTGCCGGCGGAAAGCCACGGCTTCTACAGTTACGATGCCAAATATATCGACGAGAAAGGTGCGGCGCTGAAAGTGCCGGCCGAACTGCCGCAGGAGGTCGAGACCGCCATGCGCGACGTGGCCGCAAGGGCCTTCCGGGCCGTCGGTTGCGACGGCATGGCCCGCATCGACTTCTTCCTGACAGATGACATGCGGTTCCTCGTCAATGAAATCAACACCATCCCCGGCTTCACCGATATCAGCATGTATTCCAAGGCGATGGCGGCAAGCGGTGTCACCTACGCCGAAATCATCGACCGACTGGTGGACCACGGCCTGGCGCGCGCCCGACGGACCGCCTGA
- a CDS encoding AAA family ATPase, whose translation MNRSVLISGCSGGGKSTLLAELAARGHAVVEEPGRRIVSQELEGGTALPWVDMAAFARRAIEMAMADHTAAREQAGWTFFDRGLIDAAAALQHLTGEPILEKLSVAHRYHQRVFLTPPWPEIYTTDPERRHGFDEAVAEYDRLAAVYPTLGYDVFMLPKIAVADRADFILDCLSREPKQQ comes from the coding sequence ATGAACAGGTCGGTCTTGATTTCGGGATGTTCCGGCGGCGGAAAATCGACACTGCTTGCGGAACTTGCCGCCCGCGGTCATGCCGTCGTCGAAGAGCCCGGTCGGCGGATCGTCAGCCAAGAACTCGAGGGCGGCACGGCCCTGCCCTGGGTCGACATGGCGGCCTTTGCCCGCCGCGCGATCGAGATGGCGATGGCTGACCACACGGCGGCGCGTGAGCAGGCGGGCTGGACGTTTTTCGATCGTGGGCTGATCGATGCGGCGGCAGCGCTCCAACACCTCACCGGAGAACCGATCCTGGAAAAATTGAGCGTCGCCCACCGCTATCACCAGAGGGTTTTTCTCACCCCGCCATGGCCCGAAATCTACACGACCGACCCCGAGCGGCGCCATGGCTTCGACGAGGCGGTCGCCGAATATGATCGACTTGCCGCCGTCTATCCGACGCTCGGCTACGACGTCTTCATGCTGCCGAAAATCGCGGTCGCCGACCGGGCGGATTTCATTCTCGACTGCCTCTCTCGGGAACCGAAGCAGCAGTAG
- a CDS encoding class I SAM-dependent methyltransferase, whose product MTGEKREHWDEVYRTKSADSVSWYQPTPGPSLRALDDLQLPATASLIDVGGGASSLVDRLVERGWSDLTVLDIAAPALEVTKARLRDEAARIAWVVADVTSWQPDRHYDVWHDRAVFHFLTEPEQRLAYRRALETGTAPGSVVIIATFAPDGPERCSGLPVQRYDAVALATEFSFTFALHSDWREEHTTPGGGRQSFQWCVFRRH is encoded by the coding sequence ATGACAGGCGAGAAGCGGGAACACTGGGACGAGGTCTATCGGACGAAATCTGCCGACAGCGTCAGCTGGTATCAGCCGACGCCCGGGCCTTCCTTGCGGGCGCTTGACGATCTGCAACTGCCGGCCACGGCCTCGCTGATCGATGTGGGCGGCGGCGCATCGAGCCTTGTCGACCGTCTTGTCGAGCGCGGGTGGTCCGACCTCACCGTCCTCGACATCGCCGCGCCGGCGCTCGAGGTCACCAAGGCGCGGCTGCGGGATGAAGCCGCCCGCATCGCCTGGGTGGTTGCCGACGTCACTTCATGGCAGCCCGACCGCCATTACGACGTGTGGCACGACCGCGCCGTTTTTCACTTCCTCACCGAACCGGAGCAGCGGCTGGCCTATCGTCGCGCGCTCGAAACCGGCACGGCGCCGGGCAGCGTCGTGATCATCGCGACCTTCGCGCCGGACGGGCCGGAACGGTGCAGCGGCTTGCCGGTCCAGCGTTACGACGCGGTGGCGCTTGCGACTGAATTCTCGTTTACCTTCGCGCTTCACAGTGACTGGCGGGAGGAACATACGACACCCGGCGGCGGCCGGCAGTCGTTCCAGTGGTGCGTTTTTCGCCGGCACTGA
- a CDS encoding GNAT family N-acetyltransferase → MSEAGAMTIRTERLKLRMPGINDFAAYAEIMASPRSIGMGGPFDLRAAWGMFCHDVALWQLFGHGALTVELGETGECVGQVGINHGPLFPEKELGWFVYEEYEGRGYATEAALALRNWAFATLKLPSLVSYIAPGNAASAAVAERLGARLDPAAPRDDPKDLVYRHFAS, encoded by the coding sequence ATGTCCGAAGCGGGCGCGATGACCATTCGAACCGAGCGTCTCAAGCTCCGCATGCCTGGTATCAACGATTTCGCCGCCTATGCTGAGATCATGGCGTCGCCGCGATCCATCGGAATGGGTGGTCCGTTCGATCTGCGCGCGGCGTGGGGGATGTTCTGTCACGACGTCGCTCTGTGGCAGCTTTTCGGGCACGGAGCGCTGACGGTCGAGCTTGGCGAAACCGGCGAATGCGTCGGTCAGGTGGGGATCAATCACGGACCGCTCTTTCCCGAAAAGGAATTGGGCTGGTTCGTCTACGAGGAATACGAGGGCAGAGGCTATGCGACCGAAGCGGCCTTGGCGCTGCGCAACTGGGCCTTCGCGACGCTCAAGCTGCCGTCGCTGGTCAGCTATATTGCTCCCGGCAATGCTGCATCCGCTGCCGTTGCCGAACGGCTGGGCGCACGCCTCGATCCTGCTGCACCCAGAGATGACCCTAAGGATCTGGTTTATCGTCACTTCGCTTCCTGA
- a CDS encoding GNAT family N-acetyltransferase has product MLIRDETPDDIDAIHDLTSTAFKPMPYSDGTEAEIVRRLRAAGDLKISLVAEQGGEILGHVAFSPVTINGAHDGWFGLGPISVKPERQRQGIGKAMIARGLELLNEMGASGCALIGNPEIYSRVGFSSDGQLKYLDLDTRLVQRIVFRGSPPSGTLQFAPAFES; this is encoded by the coding sequence ATGCTTATCCGAGACGAAACGCCTGATGATATCGATGCGATTCATGATCTGACCTCGACCGCCTTCAAGCCGATGCCCTACAGCGACGGTACGGAAGCGGAGATTGTCCGAAGACTTCGTGCGGCGGGCGATCTCAAGATATCGCTGGTGGCCGAGCAGGGCGGCGAGATTCTCGGGCATGTGGCGTTTTCGCCGGTGACGATCAACGGCGCGCATGACGGCTGGTTCGGGCTGGGGCCGATATCGGTCAAGCCGGAGAGACAGCGACAGGGCATCGGCAAGGCGATGATTGCACGGGGTCTCGAATTGTTGAACGAGATGGGCGCCAGCGGATGCGCCTTGATCGGCAATCCCGAGATCTACAGCCGTGTCGGTTTCAGCAGCGATGGACAATTGAAGTATCTCGACCTCGATACGCGGCTCGTGCAGAGGATTGTTTTTCGCGGATCTCCGCCGAGCGGGACGTTGCAATTCGCTCCGGCATTTGAAAGCTAG
- a CDS encoding VOC family protein encodes MNDIADHGVRFGRIAAMLPVKDMTKAYDFYANVLGFKKTFENGNPVGFMILKRDQGEVHLTLQPNHKAADFNVAHLMVDNVDALHAVCQQYGLRIIKSLQDKDYGLRAFVFEDPDGNRIDVGQRI; translated from the coding sequence ATGAATGATATCGCCGATCACGGTGTTCGTTTCGGACGAATTGCCGCCATGCTGCCGGTCAAGGACATGACCAAAGCCTATGATTTTTACGCCAATGTCCTCGGCTTCAAGAAAACATTCGAGAACGGCAATCCTGTCGGCTTCATGATCCTGAAGCGCGATCAGGGCGAAGTGCATCTCACCTTGCAGCCGAACCACAAGGCTGCGGACTTCAATGTTGCCCACCTGATGGTCGACAATGTCGATGCCTTGCACGCGGTTTGCCAGCAATATGGGCTGAGAATCATCAAGAGCCTTCAGGACAAGGACTACGGATTGCGGGCCTTCGTGTTCGAAGACCCCGACGGCAACCGTATTGACGTTGGCCAGCGGATCTAG
- a CDS encoding carbon-nitrogen hydrolase family protein: MTSIRIAAAQTPEFRENVGAALDYAVRVAALAEADGVALLVFPEGFLQGYLTDERSARRVALDLASAEFAAVLDRLPKSGPVLVMGLIEIDDGRLFNTAVVVERGVLLGRYRKAHLLRGERAFEAGKDSPLFAIGALRFGINICYDTNFPEAAAKVAASGASLILCLSNNMMPREKAEIFKPLHNAVRGERCRETGLWLISSDVTGERDGRIAWGPTAVLNRQGEVVAQLPLEELGLLVFDFPCDGQDAGARLK, translated from the coding sequence GTGACGAGCATTCGGATAGCCGCCGCGCAGACGCCGGAATTTCGGGAGAATGTTGGGGCGGCCTTGGATTATGCGGTTAGGGTCGCGGCGCTCGCCGAGGCTGATGGCGTTGCCCTGCTGGTCTTTCCCGAAGGTTTTCTGCAAGGCTACCTGACCGATGAACGATCGGCGCGGCGTGTTGCCCTCGATCTCGCATCGGCCGAGTTCGCGGCGGTCCTGGATCGGTTGCCGAAGTCGGGACCGGTGCTGGTCATGGGGTTGATCGAGATCGATGACGGGCGATTGTTCAACACCGCCGTCGTCGTCGAGCGCGGCGTTCTCCTCGGCCGCTACCGGAAGGCCCACCTGTTGCGCGGCGAACGGGCTTTCGAGGCTGGAAAGGACAGTCCGCTCTTTGCGATCGGTGCCCTGCGCTTCGGGATCAATATCTGCTACGACACCAATTTTCCGGAGGCAGCCGCAAAGGTTGCTGCGTCTGGCGCATCGCTGATCTTATGCCTGTCCAACAACATGATGCCACGGGAGAAGGCGGAAATATTCAAGCCGCTGCACAATGCCGTTCGCGGTGAAAGATGCCGCGAAACGGGCCTGTGGCTGATATCGTCCGACGTAACGGGCGAGCGCGACGGGCGCATCGCCTGGGGACCGACGGCCGTGCTGAACCGGCAAGGGGAGGTCGTGGCGCAGCTCCCGCTGGAGGAGCTCGGCTTGCTGGTCTTCGACTTTCCCTGTGATGGACAAGATGCAGGGGCTCGACTCAAATGA
- the gndA gene encoding NADP-dependent phosphogluconate dehydrogenase yields the protein MTHRRFVVEKAEIGLIGLAVMGSNLALNIAEKGNKIAVFNRTPEKTDEFYESAGDLKKQIIPCKTIEEFVDAIRPPRPIIIMIKAGEPVDQQMELLRPHLSKGDIMIDAGNANFRDTVARFDRLKNTDLTFIGMGVSGGEEGARHGPSIMVGGTEESWKRVEKVLTSIAARYNDEPCVAWLGNDGAGHFVKTIHNGIEYADMQMIAEIYGILRDGLGKSASEISGIFGEWNKGRLNSYLIEISEKVLAATDPVSGGPMVDMILDKAGQKGTGKWSAIEAQNMGIPATAIEAAVAARSLSSMKSQREAAEKIFGKQVVSFPIAYGPELNKDLELALFAAKIGAYAQGFAVMAEASREFNWSLPMPTIARIWRAGCIIRSQFLDEITSAFTKAPDAANLIVTPAFSDMVKESIPALRRVVGAAIAAGLPVPALTSALTYFDAYRQGRGTANLIQAQRDFFGAHGFDRLDGKAFHHGPWGSGASTF from the coding sequence ATGACACATCGGAGGTTTGTCGTGGAAAAGGCAGAAATCGGACTGATCGGCCTCGCGGTCATGGGCTCCAACCTGGCGCTCAACATCGCGGAGAAAGGCAATAAAATCGCGGTCTTCAACCGCACGCCGGAGAAAACCGACGAATTCTACGAAAGCGCCGGCGATCTGAAGAAGCAGATCATTCCCTGCAAGACTATCGAGGAATTCGTCGATGCGATCCGGCCGCCGCGTCCGATCATCATCATGATCAAGGCGGGCGAGCCTGTCGACCAGCAGATGGAGCTGCTGCGCCCGCATCTCTCCAAGGGCGACATCATGATCGATGCCGGCAACGCCAATTTCCGCGACACCGTCGCCCGCTTCGATCGGCTGAAGAATACCGATCTGACCTTCATCGGCATGGGTGTTTCCGGCGGCGAAGAAGGTGCGCGCCACGGCCCGTCGATCATGGTCGGCGGCACTGAAGAGTCCTGGAAGCGCGTCGAGAAGGTGCTGACCTCGATTGCCGCCCGTTACAATGACGAGCCCTGCGTCGCCTGGCTCGGCAATGACGGCGCCGGCCATTTCGTCAAGACCATCCACAACGGCATCGAATATGCCGACATGCAGATGATCGCCGAAATCTACGGCATCCTGCGCGACGGCCTCGGCAAGAGTGCCTCCGAAATCTCCGGCATCTTCGGCGAATGGAACAAGGGCCGGCTGAACTCCTACCTGATCGAAATCTCCGAGAAGGTGCTTGCCGCAACCGATCCGGTTTCCGGCGGGCCGATGGTCGATATGATCCTCGACAAGGCCGGCCAGAAGGGTACCGGCAAGTGGTCGGCGATCGAGGCGCAGAATATGGGCATTCCGGCAACGGCGATCGAAGCCGCAGTCGCCGCCCGCAGCCTCTCCTCGATGAAATCGCAGCGCGAAGCCGCCGAGAAGATCTTCGGAAAGCAGGTCGTGTCCTTCCCGATCGCTTACGGCCCCGAGCTCAACAAGGATCTGGAACTGGCGCTGTTTGCCGCCAAGATCGGCGCCTATGCGCAGGGCTTCGCGGTGATGGCGGAAGCGTCGCGCGAGTTCAACTGGTCGCTGCCGATGCCGACGATTGCCAGGATCTGGCGTGCCGGCTGCATCATCCGCTCGCAGTTCCTCGACGAGATCACCTCGGCCTTTACCAAGGCGCCTGATGCTGCAAACCTCATCGTCACGCCAGCCTTCTCCGACATGGTCAAGGAATCGATCCCGGCGCTGCGCCGTGTCGTCGGTGCCGCGATTGCCGCCGGCCTGCCGGTGCCGGCGCTGACCTCGGCCCTGACCTATTTCGACGCCTACCGCCAGGGCAGGGGAACGGCAAACCTCATCCAGGCGCAGCGCGATTTCTTCGGCGCCCACGGTTTCGACCGCCTTGATGGTAAGGCTTTCCACCACGGCCCCTGGGGCAGCGGCGCCTCGACCTTCTGA
- a CDS encoding helix-turn-helix domain-containing protein: MASGKRKETALLAARAGRYREYAPPPTLRRHFSRLWSHALHNGPPAMVAIVPDGYCDLLWIDGRLVVAGPDRTAAFPIIRPGATVIGARFAPGAAAPWLKTPISALVGCSVPLADIGWKNTAEFEARLADCPDLSAAMALFGRLLEGTARDAEEPARDAAMIFAAAADGGRPASGLLDRLGISERQLRRRCHHHFGYGAKTLERIRRFQRFLDLCRKSGTMPLARLALEAGFADQPHMTREVGELSTLTPAVILDQLGTRKRGD, from the coding sequence TTGGCATCGGGAAAACGAAAAGAAACGGCTCTCCTGGCGGCCCGCGCCGGCCGCTACCGCGAATATGCACCGCCGCCGACGCTGCGACGCCATTTCAGCCGCCTCTGGTCTCATGCGCTTCACAACGGACCGCCGGCAATGGTGGCGATCGTGCCGGATGGCTATTGCGATCTCCTCTGGATCGACGGCCGGCTGGTCGTCGCCGGCCCCGACAGGACGGCGGCCTTTCCCATCATCCGGCCGGGCGCGACAGTCATCGGCGCACGCTTTGCGCCCGGCGCTGCAGCACCCTGGCTGAAGACGCCGATCTCGGCACTGGTCGGCTGCTCGGTGCCTCTTGCTGACATCGGCTGGAAGAACACGGCCGAATTCGAAGCGCGGCTTGCGGATTGTCCCGACCTCTCGGCCGCGATGGCGCTGTTTGGCCGCCTGCTCGAAGGGACCGCGCGCGATGCAGAGGAGCCCGCCCGCGACGCCGCCATGATCTTTGCCGCCGCCGCCGACGGCGGTCGCCCGGCATCCGGCCTGCTCGACCGGCTCGGCATAAGCGAAAGGCAGCTGCGCCGTCGCTGCCACCATCATTTCGGCTACGGCGCAAAGACGCTGGAACGGATCCGCCGGTTCCAGCGTTTCCTCGACCTCTGCCGCAAGTCGGGGACGATGCCGCTTGCCCGCCTTGCGCTGGAAGCGGGCTTTGCCGACCAGCCCCACATGACGCGCGAGGTCGGCGAGCTTTCGACGCTGACGCCCGCCGTCATTCTCGACCAGCTCGGCACGCGGAAAAGAGGCGACTGA
- a CDS encoding polyketide cyclase — translation MTTMPAKIIHLSIERDWRDVYEFAGKPENMPLWASGLATGLEPHGADWIAHGALGSVKVSFVPANEFGVIDHTVTIESGLRVYNALRIVPNGDGCEVMFTLLRLPGMTDAQFSADAAHVEKDLAMLKALMER, via the coding sequence ATGACGACAATGCCCGCGAAAATCATCCACCTGTCGATCGAGCGCGACTGGCGCGACGTCTATGAATTCGCGGGTAAGCCGGAGAACATGCCGCTCTGGGCGTCCGGCCTTGCGACCGGACTCGAGCCGCACGGCGCCGACTGGATCGCCCACGGCGCTCTCGGCAGCGTCAAGGTGAGCTTCGTGCCTGCCAATGAATTCGGCGTGATCGACCATACGGTGACGATCGAATCCGGCCTCCGGGTCTATAATGCCCTCCGCATCGTGCCGAACGGCGATGGCTGCGAGGTCATGTTCACGCTGCTGCGTCTGCCCGGCATGACCGACGCGCAGTTTTCCGCCGATGCCGCCCATGTCGAGAAAGATCTCGCCATGCTGAAAGCCCTGATGGAGAGATAG
- a CDS encoding VOC family protein, which translates to MAEKTENNDRRIDYVEFNVADIAAAKAFYGSAFGWRFTDYGPNYCEFDDGRLKGGFTDFGPVRTGGGPLVVVYANDLEEVLTSVERAGGTICRPITDFPGGRRFHFLDRDGYELAVWAAA; encoded by the coding sequence ATGGCCGAGAAGACAGAAAACAACGACCGCCGCATCGACTATGTCGAATTCAACGTCGCCGACATCGCTGCCGCCAAAGCCTTTTACGGCTCGGCCTTCGGCTGGCGTTTCACCGATTACGGCCCGAATTATTGCGAATTCGACGACGGCCGGCTGAAGGGCGGCTTTACCGATTTCGGACCGGTGCGGACAGGCGGCGGCCCGCTGGTCGTCGTCTATGCCAATGATCTGGAAGAAGTGCTGACCTCAGTCGAAAGAGCCGGCGGCACGATCTGCCGGCCGATCACCGATTTTCCCGGCGGCCGTCGCTTCCACTTCCTCGACCGCGATGGTTACGAACTCGCCGTCTGGGCGGCTGCTTAG
- a CDS encoding PAS domain-containing protein: protein MLELFRAFSLRCVQIEEAIRVGDDQRVTALDRHVEPLVEAILACRAANLLEVYMQLQFVSHLISQDADDSASVTEHTSVLSYLLDRYLAAHGPDWRVPSPQDVRIEPPPAYVPDTDNGQFLNAAILESLPDRVAVLTRDYRYLYSNPANSAHLNRKPMELIGRHLSEFIGEERFAECAKHKLDACFAGDQIDYTYERSDGSGGSRQVRCRMSPLRDAGGTVIGALLVMEDLDRLSQAA, encoded by the coding sequence TTGCTGGAGCTTTTTCGAGCTTTTTCTTTGCGTTGCGTGCAAATCGAGGAAGCCATACGCGTCGGCGACGACCAGCGCGTCACAGCGCTCGACCGTCATGTCGAGCCGCTGGTCGAGGCAATCCTCGCCTGCCGGGCAGCCAATCTGCTCGAAGTCTACATGCAGCTGCAGTTCGTGAGCCACCTGATCAGCCAGGATGCCGACGACAGCGCCAGCGTCACGGAGCACACGTCGGTGCTCTCCTATCTGCTCGACCGCTATCTCGCGGCGCATGGGCCGGACTGGCGCGTGCCTTCGCCGCAGGATGTACGCATCGAGCCGCCGCCGGCCTATGTGCCGGATACCGATAACGGTCAGTTCCTCAACGCGGCGATCCTCGAAAGCCTGCCGGATCGCGTGGCGGTGCTGACCAGGGACTATCGCTACCTCTATTCCAATCCGGCCAACAGCGCCCATCTCAACAGGAAGCCGATGGAGCTCATCGGCCGCCACCTTTCCGAATTCATCGGCGAGGAGCGGTTTGCCGAATGCGCCAAGCATAAGCTCGACGCCTGTTTTGCCGGTGACCAGATCGACTATACCTATGAGCGTTCGGACGGCAGCGGCGGGTCGCGGCAGGTGCGCTGTCGCATGTCGCCGCTGCGCGATGCGGGCGGCACGGTGATTGGCGCCCTGCTCGTCATGGAGGATCTCGATCGGCTGTCGCAGGCTGCCTGA
- a CDS encoding lipid A biosynthesis lauroyl acyltransferase, translating into MKLFITRIVLALRNFQQWLVAQLMFGFMNFLKLFPADGAIRFADSMMRRLGRLTSRHRLMLTNLRNAFPEKSEAEIEEIALASWGNMGRLAAEYVFLDQLFDYDPEKSEPGRVEVSGVPIFLDLRDNPRPFIVFTGHTANFELLPVAGAAFGLNVTVLFRPPNNPYVAKKVFDFRSARMGKLVPSHAGSSFALARQLEAGQGVGVLVDQKFRKGLKGTFFGRDVKTNPLLPKLVRQFDCEVYPARCIRLPGNRYRLEIEPRLDMPRDAKGNLDLPAAAQLLNDKVESWVREYPEQWLWYHDRWQIKQTLAP; encoded by the coding sequence GTGAAGCTGTTCATCACCCGGATCGTTCTGGCGCTCAGGAATTTCCAGCAATGGCTGGTGGCTCAGCTGATGTTCGGCTTCATGAATTTCCTGAAGCTGTTTCCGGCCGATGGCGCGATCCGCTTCGCCGACAGTATGATGCGCCGCCTCGGCCGGCTGACCAGCCGACACAGACTGATGCTGACCAATCTGCGCAACGCCTTCCCTGAGAAGAGCGAGGCCGAGATCGAGGAGATCGCGCTCGCCAGTTGGGGCAATATGGGCCGGCTTGCGGCCGAATACGTCTTCCTCGATCAGCTGTTCGACTATGATCCCGAAAAGTCGGAGCCGGGCAGGGTGGAGGTGTCGGGCGTCCCGATCTTCCTCGACCTGCGCGACAATCCGCGCCCCTTCATCGTCTTTACCGGCCATACCGCCAATTTCGAGCTGCTGCCGGTGGCGGGTGCCGCCTTCGGCCTCAACGTCACCGTGCTCTTTCGTCCGCCGAATAATCCTTATGTCGCCAAGAAGGTGTTCGACTTCAGGAGCGCCCGCATGGGCAAGCTGGTGCCCTCGCATGCAGGTTCGTCCTTCGCGCTCGCCCGTCAGTTGGAAGCAGGCCAGGGGGTGGGCGTGCTGGTCGACCAGAAATTCCGCAAGGGGCTGAAGGGCACCTTCTTCGGGCGCGACGTCAAGACCAATCCGCTGCTGCCGAAGCTGGTGCGCCAGTTCGACTGCGAAGTCTATCCGGCGCGCTGCATCCGTCTGCCCGGAAATCGCTATCGGCTGGAAATCGAGCCGCGGCTGGACATGCCGCGCGACGCCAAGGGCAATCTCGACCTGCCGGCCGCCGCCCAGCTGCTCAACGACAAGGTGGAAAGCTGGGTGCGGGAATATCCGGAGCAGTGGCTCTGGTACCACGACCGCTGGCAGATCAAGCAGACGCTCGCGCCTTAG
- a CDS encoding zinc-binding dehydrogenase yields MRALQLIDDRKLEITDLPEPDVPGAGEVTLRVKAVALNHIDVWGWRGMAFAKRKMPLVIGAEASGVVEAIGPGVANVLPGQLVAIYGARTCGLCRPCREGRDNLCEHVSGVHGFHLDGFAQEKVNLPARLLVPAPPGVDAIGAALAPVTFGTVEHMLFDNAKLEPGETILVHAGGSGIGTAAIQLAKKIGCTVITTVGSDDKIEKAKALGADHVINYRTDRFEGVVRKLTKKKGVDVVFEHVGKDTWAGSMLCMKRGGRLVTCGSTSGVSTEMNLMMLFQQQLKLFGSFGCRMENMANAMQKMGRGLVHPVIDTEVSFSDIDRALERMESRQIFGKIILKMD; encoded by the coding sequence ATGCGCGCTTTGCAACTGATCGATGACCGCAAGCTTGAGATCACCGACCTGCCTGAACCGGACGTTCCTGGTGCCGGCGAGGTGACGCTGCGCGTCAAGGCGGTGGCGCTCAACCATATCGACGTCTGGGGCTGGCGCGGCATGGCATTCGCCAAGCGCAAGATGCCGCTGGTCATCGGTGCCGAAGCCTCCGGCGTCGTCGAGGCCATCGGGCCGGGCGTTGCCAACGTGCTGCCGGGCCAGCTCGTCGCGATCTACGGCGCGCGCACCTGCGGCCTCTGCCGCCCTTGCCGCGAAGGCCGCGACAATCTCTGCGAACATGTCTCCGGCGTGCATGGCTTCCATCTCGACGGCTTCGCGCAGGAGAAGGTCAACCTGCCGGCGCGCCTGCTGGTGCCAGCCCCTCCCGGCGTCGACGCGATCGGCGCGGCGCTTGCTCCTGTCACCTTCGGCACGGTCGAGCACATGCTGTTCGACAATGCCAAGCTTGAGCCGGGCGAGACGATCCTCGTCCATGCCGGCGGCTCCGGCATCGGCACAGCGGCGATCCAGCTTGCCAAGAAGATCGGCTGCACTGTCATCACCACGGTCGGTTCGGACGACAAGATCGAGAAGGCCAAGGCGCTCGGCGCGGATCACGTCATCAACTACCGCACCGACCGTTTCGAAGGCGTGGTGCGCAAGCTCACCAAGAAGAAGGGCGTCGACGTCGTTTTCGAACATGTCGGCAAGGACACTTGGGCAGGCTCGATGCTCTGCATGAAGCGCGGCGGGCGCCTCGTCACCTGCGGCTCGACCTCGGGTGTTTCCACTGAGATGAACCTGATGATGCTGTTCCAGCAACAACTCAAGCTCTTCGGTTCCTTCGGCTGCCGCATGGAGAACATGGCGAATGCGATGCAGAAGATGGGCCGCGGGCTCGTTCATCCCGTCATCGATACCGAAGTCAGCTTCAGCGATATCGACCGGGCGTTGGAGCGGATGGAATCGCGCCAGATCTTCGGTAAGATCATCCTGAAGATGGATTGA